The proteins below are encoded in one region of uncultured Desulfovibrio sp.:
- the bamA gene encoding outer membrane protein assembly factor BamA, whose product MKKRLRNLLAPVWVLAFMLTVAVVPVHAAGQTVLVLPFQAHAGPEMPNAAQDVPQLICDQLAQNGLQVIPMDKSRALFTRGGTGSIDLAEARRLGRAAGADMVVYGSFNQLGDGFSLDTRLVPVKQGEAVPATFERDSLLALGECAGTLASRAVGVLQGGTALPATGQAAAPAAAPLSGNDTPDFVPMQGGGRMISDVQVRGLQVLDPDVVLMRLTVRKGDSPDANAINEEVKRIWEMGYFNDVQATMEGSVLVFTVSEKPRIENIIVEGSDEVDADDVLAAMGTKSGNVLNEQLISDDLQKINELYRKEGYYLAKASYRLEERRGGKGAVLVISVKEGNKLYIKEVKIDGAKELDLDELDKYMALKPRGILSWFTGSGVLKDEYLERDTNAIAAFGLSKGFVDIQVSAPDVEYRDDGIYITFLVSEGKRYKVRDVKFGGDVIDSEENMLKQVQMDDWRDDEGYFSVTVMQEDSKRLTNFYADQGYAFAEVDTRILKVDGEEPLVDVGYQVNKKQKVFIRRMTVEGNVKTRDNVILREMRLGDGDMYEGAKLRRSTERLNRLRYFSAVDMELIPTDKEDEVDLKVKVKEANTGALMAGIGYSTYYDVGVSASIMERNLFGRGYWLQLQGFFSWRRTSGTLSFTNPRVYDTDLSIGNDLYYIYDYWDDFTKETVGDTIRLSYPIGEYTSVGLGYRLERYYLSDVEEDASPYIRDYKGTNWTSAISARILRDTTDARDRPTKGTIARLWAEYGGGGLGGTDNFIKAVADWQGFWSITPEHTFHVRARVGGVFQNTDSRVPVFERFWIGGMDTIRGFSYTDLSPRDKDYGDDHIGGDRMGVLNLEYVWTFQKDMGLALVPFIDAGFNIDQKTQGNDIYDKIAYSAGLELRWRSPMGDLRIAYGIPLSEDYDGEREPGRLEFSMGQFF is encoded by the coding sequence ATGAAAAAACGTTTGCGTAACCTGCTGGCGCCGGTCTGGGTGCTGGCCTTCATGCTGACAGTGGCTGTCGTGCCGGTCCATGCGGCCGGGCAGACGGTGCTGGTTTTGCCCTTCCAGGCCCATGCCGGGCCGGAAATGCCCAATGCCGCGCAGGATGTTCCGCAGCTCATCTGTGATCAGCTGGCCCAGAACGGCTTGCAGGTCATTCCCATGGACAAGTCCCGAGCGCTCTTTACCCGGGGCGGCACAGGCTCCATCGACCTGGCGGAAGCCCGGCGCCTGGGGCGTGCGGCCGGGGCGGACATGGTGGTGTACGGCAGCTTCAATCAGCTGGGGGACGGTTTTTCCCTGGATACCCGCCTGGTTCCGGTGAAGCAGGGGGAGGCCGTTCCGGCCACCTTTGAACGGGATTCCCTGCTGGCGCTGGGTGAATGTGCCGGCACGCTGGCCAGCCGTGCGGTGGGTGTGCTGCAGGGCGGTACGGCGCTTCCGGCCACGGGACAGGCGGCAGCGCCTGCGGCGGCGCCCCTGTCCGGCAATGACACGCCGGACTTTGTGCCCATGCAGGGGGGCGGACGCATGATCAGCGATGTGCAGGTACGCGGCCTGCAGGTGCTGGACCCTGATGTGGTGCTCATGCGGCTGACCGTCCGCAAGGGCGACAGCCCCGACGCCAATGCCATCAACGAAGAAGTGAAGCGCATCTGGGAGATGGGCTATTTCAATGACGTGCAGGCCACCATGGAAGGCAGCGTACTCGTCTTTACCGTCAGCGAAAAGCCGCGCATCGAGAACATCATCGTGGAAGGTTCCGACGAGGTGGATGCCGATGACGTGCTGGCTGCCATGGGTACCAAGAGCGGCAATGTGCTCAACGAGCAGCTCATTTCCGACGACCTGCAGAAAATCAACGAACTGTACCGCAAGGAAGGCTATTATCTGGCCAAGGCCAGCTACCGCCTGGAAGAACGCCGGGGCGGCAAGGGCGCCGTGCTGGTCATTTCCGTGAAGGAGGGCAACAAGCTCTACATCAAGGAAGTGAAGATCGACGGCGCCAAGGAACTGGACCTGGACGAGCTGGACAAATACATGGCCCTCAAGCCGCGGGGCATTCTTTCCTGGTTCACCGGTTCCGGGGTGCTCAAGGACGAGTATCTGGAACGTGATACCAATGCCATTGCCGCCTTCGGGCTGAGCAAGGGCTTTGTGGACATTCAGGTTTCCGCGCCGGATGTGGAATACCGGGATGACGGCATCTACATCACCTTCCTGGTGAGCGAGGGCAAGCGTTACAAGGTGCGCGACGTCAAGTTTGGCGGCGATGTCATCGACAGCGAAGAAAACATGCTCAAGCAGGTGCAGATGGATGACTGGCGTGACGATGAGGGCTATTTCTCCGTCACGGTCATGCAGGAAGACAGCAAGCGCCTGACCAATTTCTATGCCGATCAGGGCTATGCCTTTGCCGAGGTGGATACCCGCATCCTCAAGGTGGATGGCGAGGAACCCCTGGTTGATGTGGGCTATCAGGTCAACAAGAAGCAGAAGGTCTTCATTCGGCGCATGACCGTGGAAGGCAATGTGAAGACCCGCGACAACGTCATCCTTCGCGAAATGCGCCTGGGTGACGGTGATATGTACGAAGGCGCCAAGTTGCGCCGCTCTACCGAACGCCTGAACCGCCTGCGCTACTTCTCTGCCGTGGACATGGAACTCATCCCCACGGATAAGGAAGACGAGGTGGACCTCAAGGTCAAGGTCAAGGAGGCCAATACCGGCGCACTCATGGCCGGCATCGGCTATTCCACCTATTATGACGTGGGTGTGTCCGCATCCATCATGGAACGCAACCTCTTCGGGCGCGGCTACTGGTTGCAGTTGCAGGGCTTCTTCTCCTGGCGCCGCACGTCGGGCACCCTGTCCTTCACCAATCCCCGCGTCTACGATACGGACCTGAGCATCGGCAACGACCTGTACTACATCTATGACTACTGGGATGACTTCACCAAGGAAACCGTAGGCGATACTATCCGCCTGTCCTATCCCATCGGCGAATATACCTCCGTGGGCCTGGGCTACCGTCTGGAACGCTACTATCTGTCCGACGTGGAAGAAGATGCCTCGCCCTACATCCGGGACTACAAGGGGACCAACTGGACCAGCGCCATCAGCGCCCGCATCCTGCGTGATACCACGGACGCCCGCGACCGGCCCACCAAGGGTACCATTGCCCGTCTCTGGGCGGAATACGGCGGCGGTGGCCTGGGCGGCACGGACAACTTCATCAAGGCCGTGGCCGACTGGCAGGGCTTCTGGTCCATCACGCCCGAGCACACCTTCCATGTGCGGGCGCGCGTGGGCGGCGTTTTCCAGAATACCGACAGCCGGGTGCCCGTCTTTGAACGCTTCTGGATCGGCGGTATGGATACCATCCGCGGCTTCTCCTATACGGACCTGTCCCCCCGCGACAAGGACTATGGCGATGACCACATCGGTGGTGACCGCATGGGGGTGCTCAACCTGGAATACGTGTGGACCTTCCAGAAGGATATGGGCCTTGCCCTGGTGCCCTTCATTGATGCGGGCTTCAATATTGACCAGAAGACGCAGGGCAATGATATCTATGACAAGATCGCCTATTCTGCGGGCCTGGAACTGCGCTGGCGTTCGCCCATGGGTGACCTGCGCATTGCCTACGGTATCCCGCTCAGCGAAGACTACGATGGTGAACGAGAGCCGGGACGGCTTGAATTCAGCATGGGGCAGTTCTTCTAG
- a CDS encoding ABC transporter ATP-binding protein, with protein MSELYQFVGVAKRFSGPENLEIFKDINLLVHEGESLAIVGASGSGKSTLLHLMGALDSPTEGKVLFDGRDMACMTPDEKARFRNKTLGFVFQFHHLLPEFTAEENVAMPALVAGRDRGEALSEARIMLERVGLGHRCGSSVPTMSGGERQRVAIARAVLMRPRVLLADEPTGNLDEATGAQVGALLTELNRELGMTLVVVTHNNELAATMNRSLELRAGILYEKTFA; from the coding sequence ATGTCCGAATTGTATCAGTTTGTGGGAGTGGCCAAGCGTTTCAGCGGCCCGGAAAATCTAGAGATTTTCAAGGATATCAATCTGCTTGTCCATGAGGGGGAGTCTCTGGCCATCGTGGGGGCCTCCGGTTCGGGCAAGTCCACCCTCTTGCATCTTATGGGCGCTCTTGATAGTCCAACAGAGGGAAAAGTCCTCTTTGATGGCAGGGATATGGCCTGCATGACACCTGACGAAAAGGCCCGCTTCCGCAACAAGACGCTGGGCTTTGTCTTTCAGTTTCACCATCTCCTGCCCGAATTTACTGCCGAGGAAAACGTAGCCATGCCTGCCCTGGTGGCCGGCCGCGACCGTGGCGAAGCCCTGTCGGAAGCCCGCATCATGCTGGAGCGTGTGGGCCTGGGGCATCGCTGCGGCAGTTCGGTGCCCACCATGTCCGGGGGCGAGCGGCAGCGCGTGGCCATTGCGCGTGCCGTGCTCATGCGTCCGCGGGTTCTGCTGGCGGATGAACCCACGGGCAATCTGGATGAAGCCACCGGGGCACAGGTGGGCGCACTGCTGACGGAATTGAACAGAGAACTGGGAATGACTCTCGTGGTGGTCACGCACAATAACGAGCTTGCGGCCACCATGAACCGCAGTTTGGAACTCAGAGCGGGGATACTGTATGAAAAAACGTTTGCGTAA
- a CDS encoding lipoprotein-releasing ABC transporter permease subunit, with the protein MASSFALFVARRYLFSRRKQTFISVISVMSILGVALGVGALVVVLGVYNGLTTDMRDKILGANAHGIIMSYQPSAFQNTPDLRQQALAVPHVTGATPFIYTECMVSANGGVKGVVLRGIDPDTAPEVVTMLGKLRKGSVQALRPSGEDDLPGIIIGEELAKRINVLMGSRLNLLTPSGKKGSAGYQPNIKPFKVVGTFKTGMFEYDSSLAFIDLDEARAVLGLPDGFLTGMEITVDDLFRADAIAADLAEQIGPPFYVRHWMEMNANLFAALKLEKVGMFILLAMVVLIGSFSIVTSLVMLVMEKTRDIAIMMSMGATRRMIRNIFMLQGTIIGAVGTLLGYAMGLSLGWALREYRFIKLPENVYTLDHLPIIITWSDVLLVGASAMLLCFLATLYPARQASRLVPAEALRYE; encoded by the coding sequence ATGGCATCCTCCTTTGCCCTTTTCGTGGCGCGCCGTTACCTCTTTTCGCGCCGCAAGCAGACCTTCATTTCCGTCATCTCCGTCATGTCCATTCTGGGCGTGGCCCTGGGAGTGGGGGCGCTGGTGGTGGTGCTGGGGGTCTACAACGGTCTGACCACTGATATGCGCGACAAGATTCTGGGGGCCAATGCCCACGGCATCATCATGTCCTATCAGCCGTCGGCCTTTCAGAATACGCCGGATCTGCGCCAGCAGGCCCTTGCCGTGCCCCATGTGACCGGAGCCACGCCCTTCATCTACACCGAGTGCATGGTGTCGGCCAATGGCGGCGTCAAGGGCGTGGTGCTGCGCGGGATTGATCCCGATACGGCCCCGGAGGTGGTCACCATGCTGGGCAAGCTGCGCAAGGGCAGCGTGCAGGCCCTGCGGCCCTCCGGCGAGGATGACCTGCCCGGCATCATCATCGGCGAGGAGCTGGCCAAGCGCATCAATGTGCTCATGGGCAGCCGCCTCAATCTGCTCACGCCATCGGGCAAGAAGGGCAGTGCCGGCTACCAGCCCAACATCAAGCCCTTCAAGGTGGTGGGCACCTTCAAGACCGGCATGTTCGAATACGATTCCTCCCTGGCCTTCATTGACCTGGACGAGGCGCGCGCGGTACTGGGCCTGCCGGACGGCTTTCTGACGGGCATGGAAATCACGGTGGATGATCTTTTCCGGGCCGATGCCATTGCCGCCGACCTGGCGGAACAGATCGGCCCCCCCTTCTACGTGCGCCACTGGATGGAGATGAATGCCAATCTCTTTGCGGCTCTCAAGCTGGAAAAGGTGGGCATGTTCATCCTGCTGGCCATGGTGGTGCTTATCGGTTCCTTTTCCATTGTCACCTCCCTGGTCATGCTTGTCATGGAAAAGACACGGGACATTGCCATCATGATGTCCATGGGCGCCACGCGCCGCATGATCCGCAACATCTTCATGCTGCAGGGCACCATCATCGGCGCCGTGGGCACCCTGCTGGGCTATGCCATGGGCCTTTCGCTGGGCTGGGCACTGCGCGAATACCGCTTCATCAAGCTGCCCGAAAATGTCTACACGCTGGACCACCTGCCCATCATCATCACCTGGTCCGACGTGCTCCTTGTGGGGGCCAGCGCCATGCTGCTCTGCTTCCTGGCCACGCTCTATCCGGCACGGCAGGCATCCCGCCTTGTTCCGGCCGAAGCCCTGCGCTACGAATAA